The following are from one region of the Sandaracinus amylolyticus genome:
- a CDS encoding AgmX/PglI C-terminal domain-containing protein, with amino-acid sequence MTFQIFHGEELVRTETLTQDIIKVGKLPSSHLRIEDENVSRMHAVIEVTGPDEIYIIDLGSAAGTIVNGKKVNKTKLQNGDEVVLGGTRVVVEIGAAGASDDDDITMMAARSEVVAAKAAPEPAKPPPPPAPPVANPFAAPAAAAANPFAAGGALPNPFAAPAAVTPAPAHGGGGHGHGHDEDEDSENIRYGIAASGPPVNPADVESAATAVEVTLMWGDLSILHVAHLSPPRTFYIGEKSATAAPDYLVGSEVLGADRMPLVVEVGGNSAVVVPQGAEGAVTVGEQSMSWDDLKASGKLQPCSEMAGAMQYVLPQGALASVKYKGFTWMVKPTSAGKRVGVGGGPSVNWGYHTWTAVSLAVHAAFLLMFYFLPPRPASLSLDLLNADSRLVQYLMEPPETQEEETPDWLEQQEQQDDAEGGTGKRHKGDEGQMGDESAQKSKNRYGIEGPADNPDPHMARQEAREQAATAGAIGVLQAMTGAWNSPTSPYGQDTALGSDPMSALGALMGDQIGSNFGFGGLGLRGTGRGGGGTGEGTIGLGNLGTIGHGAGTGTGSGYGSGAGGFSGRRSTVPRIRTGDADVRGSLSREVIRRVIRRHINEVRFCYEQELANRPDLAGRITVSFIISATGAVQTATVSNTTLSNARVEGCVTQAVRRWTFPAPDGGGVVGVNYPFVLDSSG; translated from the coding sequence ATGACGTTCCAGATCTTCCACGGGGAAGAGCTGGTCCGCACGGAGACGCTGACCCAGGACATCATCAAGGTCGGCAAGCTGCCTTCGAGCCACCTGCGCATCGAGGACGAGAACGTCTCTCGAATGCACGCGGTGATCGAGGTCACCGGCCCGGACGAGATCTACATCATCGATCTCGGTTCGGCCGCGGGCACGATCGTCAACGGCAAGAAGGTCAACAAGACGAAGCTGCAGAACGGCGACGAGGTCGTCCTCGGCGGCACGCGCGTGGTCGTCGAGATCGGTGCCGCGGGCGCCAGCGACGACGACGACATCACGATGATGGCAGCGCGCAGCGAGGTCGTGGCCGCGAAGGCCGCGCCCGAGCCCGCGAAGCCGCCTCCGCCCCCCGCACCGCCGGTCGCGAATCCGTTCGCGGCGCCTGCGGCTGCGGCGGCGAATCCGTTCGCTGCGGGCGGGGCCCTGCCGAATCCGTTCGCGGCGCCCGCGGCGGTGACGCCTGCGCCGGCGCACGGCGGCGGTGGTCACGGCCACGGTCACGACGAGGACGAGGACTCGGAGAACATCCGCTACGGCATCGCCGCGAGCGGTCCTCCGGTGAACCCCGCGGACGTCGAGAGCGCTGCGACGGCGGTCGAGGTCACGCTCATGTGGGGCGACCTCAGCATCCTCCACGTCGCGCACCTCTCGCCGCCGCGCACGTTCTACATCGGTGAGAAGTCGGCGACGGCCGCGCCCGACTACCTCGTCGGCAGCGAGGTGCTGGGCGCCGATCGCATGCCGCTCGTGGTCGAGGTCGGCGGCAACAGCGCCGTCGTCGTCCCGCAGGGCGCCGAGGGCGCGGTCACGGTCGGCGAGCAGTCGATGTCGTGGGACGACCTCAAGGCGTCCGGCAAGCTGCAGCCGTGCTCCGAGATGGCGGGCGCGATGCAGTACGTCCTGCCTCAGGGCGCGCTCGCGAGCGTGAAGTACAAGGGCTTCACCTGGATGGTGAAGCCGACGTCGGCCGGCAAGCGCGTCGGAGTCGGCGGCGGCCCGAGCGTCAACTGGGGCTATCACACCTGGACGGCAGTCTCGCTCGCGGTCCACGCGGCGTTCCTGCTGATGTTCTACTTCCTCCCGCCGCGCCCGGCGTCGCTCTCGCTGGATCTGCTCAACGCGGACTCGCGTCTCGTGCAGTACCTGATGGAGCCGCCGGAGACGCAGGAAGAGGAGACGCCCGACTGGCTCGAGCAGCAGGAGCAGCAGGACGACGCCGAGGGCGGCACCGGCAAGCGTCACAAGGGTGACGAGGGCCAGATGGGCGACGAGAGCGCCCAGAAGTCGAAGAACCGCTACGGCATCGAGGGCCCCGCGGACAACCCGGACCCGCACATGGCGCGTCAGGAGGCCCGTGAGCAGGCGGCGACGGCCGGCGCGATCGGCGTCCTCCAGGCGATGACCGGCGCGTGGAACTCGCCGACGTCGCCGTACGGCCAGGACACTGCGCTCGGCAGCGATCCCATGAGCGCGCTCGGCGCCCTGATGGGTGATCAGATCGGCTCGAACTTCGGCTTCGGCGGCCTCGGTCTCCGCGGCACCGGTCGCGGCGGCGGCGGCACCGGCGAAGGCACGATCGGTCTCGGCAACCTCGGCACGATCGGCCACGGCGCGGGCACCGGCACGGGCTCCGGCTACGGCAGCGGCGCGGGTGGGTTCAGCGGTCGTCGCTCGACGGTTCCGCGTATCCGCACCGGTGACGCGGACGTCCGCGGCTCGCTCTCGCGCGAGGTCATCCGCCGCGTCATCCGCCGTCACATCAACGAGGTCCGGTTCTGCTACGAGCAGGAGCTCGCGAACCGTCCCGATCTCGCGGGCCGCATCACGGTCAGCTTCATCATCTCGGCGACCGGCGCGGTGCAGACCGCGACGGTGTCGAACACCACGCTGAGCAACGCGCGCGTCGAAGGCTGCGTCACGCAGGCAGTTCGTCGCTGGACCTTCCCGGCGCCCGACGGCGGCGGCGTGGTCGGCGTCAACTACCCGTTCGTGCTCGACAGCTCGGGCTGA
- a CDS encoding tetratricopeptide repeat protein: MSRLRAVALAAFVMVSLVGGQCSRARVESLTRMNEGVVLAAQKQYLAAVEKLQSAAAIDPTNDQAYWNLAIVHMEMQRFDAAADDLRRAIDINPQAAGYHEKLGTVLMELEQWDQARESFERAIEIDTHLFKAYYKLGQIAERQDDPQTALQRYDQAVREGPRFIQGYRALGRLYADLGYQGEAVQVLQAGLQVVIPGTEDEAELHHLLGTVYQQQRNYDGAVEQFRAALQIQPAMREALFSLGWTYGLQNNREEARRYLKRYIDLAGAEAPAHYLKAAQDRLGQLEGP; the protein is encoded by the coding sequence ATGAGTCGGCTTCGAGCGGTCGCCCTCGCGGCGTTTGTCATGGTCTCGTTGGTCGGTGGTCAGTGCTCGCGCGCCCGCGTGGAGTCGCTGACGCGGATGAACGAAGGTGTCGTGCTCGCCGCGCAGAAGCAGTACCTCGCTGCGGTCGAGAAGCTGCAGAGCGCTGCGGCGATCGATCCCACGAACGACCAGGCATATTGGAACCTCGCGATCGTGCACATGGAGATGCAGCGCTTCGATGCCGCTGCCGATGATCTCCGTCGTGCGATCGACATCAATCCTCAAGCTGCCGGCTATCACGAGAAGCTCGGCACGGTGCTGATGGAGCTCGAGCAGTGGGATCAGGCGCGCGAGTCGTTCGAGCGCGCGATCGAGATCGATACCCACCTGTTCAAGGCCTACTACAAGCTCGGTCAGATCGCGGAGCGCCAGGACGATCCGCAGACCGCGCTGCAGCGCTACGACCAGGCCGTTCGTGAGGGCCCGCGCTTCATCCAGGGCTATCGCGCGCTCGGCCGTCTCTACGCAGATCTCGGCTATCAGGGCGAGGCCGTGCAGGTGCTGCAGGCGGGCCTCCAGGTCGTGATCCCGGGGACCGAGGACGAGGCGGAGCTGCACCACCTGCTCGGCACCGTCTATCAGCAGCAGCGCAACTACGATGGTGCGGTCGAGCAGTTCCGCGCCGCGCTGCAGATCCAGCCGGCGATGCGCGAAGCTCTCTTCTCGCTCGGTTGGACGTACGGGCTCCAGAACAACCGCGAAGAGGCTCGTCGATACCTCAAGCGGTACATCGATCTCGCCGGTGCCGAGGCGCCGGCGCACTACCTCAAGGCCGCCCAGGATCGCCTGGGCCAACTCGAGGGCCCCTGA